A stretch of Zootoca vivipara chromosome 13, rZooViv1.1, whole genome shotgun sequence DNA encodes these proteins:
- the LOC118094926 gene encoding trans-1,2-dihydrobenzene-1,2-diol dehydrogenase yields the protein MALRWGICSAGKISHDFIVALKTLPAVDHKVAAIASRDLKRSQEYAKQHNIPKAYGSYEELAADPDIDVVYVGSVHTQHHALVLLFLRAKKNVLCEKPMGMNAAEVWDMVQVARENNAFLMEGFWTRFFPVSEQIRTLLSKKDLGDLRVLRAQLGFRMDDIPRLVDKELGGGVILDLGCYLIQFASMIFGPEKPQSITASGFLLESGADETVGIVLNYSGNRQAVLNCTMMINLPGEALIGGTDGIIKIPNHMNSPTVMFLKGKRWEWPLPTPPEPLFFENDIGLRYEAEHVRQCLLKGLKESPIMPLHESEIIATISDEARRQVGVIYEQDRVQCINQSKSSK from the exons ATGGCTCTCCGTTGGGGAATCTGCTCCGCTGGGAAGATCAGCCATGATTTCATCGTGGCCTTGAAGACTTTGCCGGCAGTGGATCACAAG GTAGCCGCCATCGCTTCTCGAGACCTCAAGCGCTCCCAGGAATATGCCAAGCAGCATAATATTCCTAAGGCCTATGGATCGTACGAGGAGTTGGCAGCGGACCCTGACATAG ACGTGGTCTATGTGGGGTCGGTCCATACTCAGCATCATGCActcgtcctcctcttcctccgtgCGAAGAAGAACGTCCTGTGTGAAAAACCCATGGGCATGAATGCAGCAGAAGTCTGGGACATGGTACAAGTGGCTCGAGAGAACAATGCATTCCTCATGGAG GGCTTCTGGACAAGATTCTTCCCTGTATCCGAGCAGATCCGCACTCTGCTAAGTAAGAAGGATCTTGGGGACTTAAGGGTGCTTCGAGCTCAACTAGGCTTTCGGATGGATGACATCCCAAGGCTGGTGGATAAAGAACTGGGTGGAGGCGTCATTTTGGACTTGGGCTGCTACCTCATTCAGTTTGCATCGATGATTTTTGGGCCTGAGAAGCCACAAAGCATTACGGCCTCAGGGTTCCTACTTGAGTCAG GAGCGGATGAAACTGTTGGCATCGTCCTCAACTACTCAGGGAACCGGCAGGCTGTGCTTAATTGCACCATGATGATCAATCTACCAGGAGAGGCATTAATTGGGGGAACTGATGGGATCATCAAG ATCCCCAACCACATGAACAGCCCCACAGTCATGTTTCTCAAAGGAAAGCGGTGGGAATGGCCCCTGCCAACTCCTCCTGAACCGCTGTTCTTCGAGAACGACATTGGGCTGCGATACGAAGCTGAACATGTCCGGCAGTGCCTACTGAAGG GTTTGAAGGAAAGTCCTATCATGCCTTTACACGAGAGTGAAATCATAGCAACCATCTCTGATGAAGCACGAAGGCAAGTGGGTGTGATCTACGAACAAGATCGTGTCCAATGTATCAACCAATCTAAGAGCAGTAAAtaa